In Deinococcus sp. AJ005, a single window of DNA contains:
- a CDS encoding zinc ribbon domain-containing protein, whose amino-acid sequence MPQPPLRLTTRIHPSPAQHARLQLMWDTLLAAQSALTTWLYHHAGGGTHSLLTTASRQAGSLPVTTPRPLRSLPTLTQIEDEVRYARDALGWAQVLPASALRWMAAETAREWRGCPHGPLPGPWPQDRAPELHLGNAVQLRDAVTLQVAPLSPNELVTADLYLPGPYWTALLRRQRRRQDHEHARHDVLERAWLDDRDRGAAKELLARRARGGPWAEWSWPDLPEPLPGEPISRERTVLRWVAGNGLPGRWVAEWAFSAGDGVAPRWVIDDVLGVDIGYHHPFACASGTLNTLTPRPFQGSFAPPGLSGHAFFHGAWARARHRRAMFLRLLPLFETQLDLALQHRAVATEQVAWGGFAQRGFPFTSYALDVGLVAWLTWLDALAPQHGVRILRVPPAYTTRTCSACMRLGPRPASGQPFCCVGCGHTSQADLNAARVIRRRGLALLGRP is encoded by the coding sequence ATGCCACAACCACCACTGCGCCTCACCACGCGCATTCACCCATCGCCGGCGCAACATGCGCGCCTGCAACTCATGTGGGACACCCTGCTCGCCGCACAGAGTGCACTGACCACCTGGCTGTACCACCACGCCGGCGGGGGCACCCACTCACTGCTGACCACCGCTTCCCGTCAGGCCGGGAGTTTGCCCGTGACCACGCCGCGTCCCCTACGGTCACTTCCTACCCTGACCCAGATCGAAGACGAGGTCCGCTACGCGCGGGACGCGCTGGGCTGGGCGCAGGTGTTACCGGCCAGCGCGCTGCGCTGGATGGCCGCCGAGACTGCGCGCGAGTGGCGCGGCTGCCCGCACGGCCCCCTGCCCGGTCCGTGGCCCCAGGACCGCGCCCCAGAACTCCACCTCGGCAACGCCGTGCAACTGCGCGACGCCGTCACACTGCAGGTCGCGCCACTTTCGCCCAACGAACTGGTGACGGCGGATCTGTACCTGCCGGGGCCGTACTGGACCGCGCTGCTGCGCCGTCAGCGGCGCCGGCAGGATCACGAGCACGCACGTCATGACGTTCTGGAGCGGGCCTGGCTCGATGACCGGGACAGAGGTGCGGCCAAAGAACTGCTGGCTCGGCGCGCGCGCGGCGGACCGTGGGCCGAGTGGTCCTGGCCCGACCTTCCTGAGCCGCTGCCTGGAGAGCCGATCAGCCGCGAACGGACGGTGCTGCGCTGGGTGGCCGGGAACGGCCTGCCCGGGCGCTGGGTGGCCGAGTGGGCGTTCAGCGCCGGCGACGGCGTGGCTCCCCGGTGGGTGATCGACGACGTGCTGGGCGTCGACATCGGCTACCATCATCCGTTTGCCTGCGCATCTGGCACGCTGAACACGCTCACCCCCAGACCGTTTCAGGGTTCGTTCGCGCCTCCAGGGCTGTCCGGCCACGCCTTTTTCCACGGAGCCTGGGCGCGCGCGCGGCACCGACGGGCTATGTTCCTGCGCCTGCTGCCCCTGTTCGAGACGCAGCTGGACCTCGCGCTGCAACACCGCGCGGTGGCCACCGAGCAGGTGGCCTGGGGCGGCTTCGCTCAGCGGGGGTTCCCCTTCACCTCCTACGCGCTGGACGTTGGGCTGGTGGCCTGGCTGACCTGGCTGGACGCCCTGGCACCCCAGCACGGGGTGCGGATCCTGCGGGTCCCTCCGGCCTACACCACGCGCACGTGCAGCGCCTGCATGCGGCTGGGGCCACGCCCGGCCTCTGGTCAGCCGTTTTGCTGCGTGGGCTGTGGACACACTTCCCAGGCCGATCTCAACGCGGCGCGCGTCATCCGGCGACGTGGCCTGGCGCTGCTGGGGCGGCCATGA
- a CDS encoding ATP-binding protein, producing MSAPETAADQFKMTISLNVLNHLGINLYSNIPAVLSELVANAYDADATLIEITIGDDEILVKDDGVGMTHDEVNSRFLNVGYDKRNDTRNPFSRLTAKGRLPMGRKGIGKLSVFSIAETVEVHTARDGECSAFEMSLPEVRAAIQDRNSASDYFPPPVEPCEAAEGTTIKLRDLKKRTASTAAFLRRRLARRFAVQGGLDSFVISVDGTPISVEDRDYFKKVQFLWYLGPESSGYAALATQAEKTAEIQATEVRDRDGHPVGTVSGWIGTVEKPSDIEEQDNVIVLLARKKLIHEDILRQFQEAGIYADYLVGEINADFLDADDFEDVVTSDRQRIKEDDPRYEALRDFLTKNVLKRIQGEWTDLRLEVGRKKAIQNPVVAEWLASHTGDTRRVAEKMLARVETFKFVDSESKVELYKASIMGFERLALRDSLSALDKLDKQEDFDATMRVLASVDELEAAHYHQIVKSRLDVIRTLKAKLPTEREKIIQRYLFEHLWLLDPSWERATNIPPIEEEAIKTAFKGIDAKLSPEEAAGRVDIRFQKVGGEHVIVELKKFDRKVTVMELVVQIEKYVNALHKCLTEQLGQHSPAIRAVCLVGERPSETNERTLKAMEAVGGRVMTYGEMIAQAEAGYADYLESDTKVGKIAQLVERLEKTLGSGPAS from the coding sequence ATGTCCGCACCTGAAACTGCTGCCGATCAGTTCAAGATGACCATCAGCCTCAACGTCTTGAACCATCTGGGAATCAACCTCTACAGCAACATCCCAGCGGTCCTGTCGGAACTGGTCGCCAACGCTTACGACGCCGACGCCACTCTGATCGAAATCACCATCGGTGACGACGAGATCCTGGTGAAAGACGACGGGGTGGGCATGACCCACGACGAGGTCAACAGCCGGTTCCTCAACGTCGGCTACGACAAGCGGAACGACACCCGTAATCCATTCTCGCGCCTGACCGCCAAAGGGCGACTCCCGATGGGGCGCAAGGGCATCGGCAAACTGTCCGTGTTCTCCATCGCCGAAACCGTGGAAGTCCATACGGCCCGGGACGGCGAGTGCAGCGCATTCGAGATGAGTCTGCCGGAAGTGAGGGCTGCGATCCAGGACCGGAACAGTGCCAGCGATTATTTCCCGCCGCCCGTGGAGCCTTGCGAGGCCGCCGAGGGAACGACGATCAAGCTCCGCGATCTGAAGAAGAGGACGGCCAGTACGGCCGCCTTTCTCAGGCGGCGTTTGGCCCGCCGCTTCGCGGTGCAGGGTGGCCTCGACAGCTTCGTCATCTCGGTGGACGGTACGCCGATTTCCGTCGAGGACCGGGACTACTTCAAGAAGGTGCAGTTCCTCTGGTATCTCGGTCCAGAGAGCAGCGGTTACGCCGCCCTCGCCACACAGGCCGAGAAGACCGCCGAGATCCAAGCCACCGAAGTCCGGGACCGTGACGGTCATCCCGTCGGTACCGTCTCGGGATGGATCGGAACCGTGGAGAAGCCCAGCGATATCGAAGAGCAGGACAACGTCATCGTCCTCCTCGCCCGGAAAAAACTCATCCACGAAGACATTCTCCGGCAGTTCCAGGAGGCGGGGATCTACGCTGATTACCTCGTCGGGGAGATCAACGCGGATTTCCTCGACGCCGACGATTTCGAAGATGTAGTTACGAGCGACCGTCAACGCATCAAAGAAGACGACCCACGCTACGAAGCGCTCCGTGATTTCCTCACGAAGAACGTCCTCAAACGCATCCAGGGTGAGTGGACCGACCTCCGTCTCGAAGTCGGACGGAAGAAGGCCATCCAGAATCCTGTGGTCGCAGAATGGCTCGCGTCGCACACGGGCGATACGAGACGCGTCGCGGAAAAAATGCTCGCACGGGTCGAAACCTTCAAATTCGTCGACTCCGAGAGCAAGGTCGAACTCTACAAGGCCAGCATCATGGGTTTCGAACGCCTCGCCCTGCGCGATTCGTTGAGCGCTCTGGACAAGCTCGACAAACAGGAGGACTTCGACGCCACCATGCGTGTCCTCGCGTCTGTAGACGAGCTCGAAGCCGCTCATTACCACCAGATCGTGAAGTCCAGGTTGGACGTCATCCGGACGTTGAAAGCGAAACTGCCCACCGAGAGGGAGAAAATCATTCAGCGCTATCTCTTCGAGCATCTCTGGCTCCTGGACCCGTCATGGGAAAGGGCGACGAACATCCCTCCCATCGAAGAGGAAGCGATCAAGACGGCATTCAAAGGAATAGACGCGAAGCTCAGCCCGGAAGAAGCCGCAGGGAGGGTCGACATCCGATTTCAGAAGGTGGGAGGCGAACACGTGATCGTCGAACTCAAGAAGTTCGACCGAAAAGTCACCGTGATGGAACTCGTCGTGCAGATCGAGAAATACGTGAATGCGCTGCACAAATGCCTCACGGAACAGCTCGGTCAGCACAGCCCCGCCATCCGAGCGGTCTGTCTCGTCGGAGAGAGGCCGAGCGAAACGAACGAGCGGACACTGAAGGCGATGGAGGCCGTAGGCGGACGCGTGATGACCTACGGCGAGATGATCGCCCAGGCAGAGGCCGGATATGCCGATTATCTGGAAAGCGATACCAAGGTCGGCAAGATCGCCCAGCTGGTCGAGCGCCTGGAAAAGACGTTGGGATCGGGACCGGCCTCATAG
- a CDS encoding DNA cytosine methyltransferase, with the protein MVAVDLFCGVGGLTYGLGHEGVRVVAGYDLEKDCSYAFEKNNPGAAFHTKDVTELTARELEAHYPPDSIRVLVGCAPCQPYSTAAAKTKIGKEQAELEQEWQPLRAFLELILEVQPDVVSMENVVRLATKGKFPVYAEFKARLEQAGYEVCEYKVFGPDYGIPQARRRLVLFASKSGRVELPRKLFSKKEYPTAGAVLEGLPTLENGQTDPRDPLHKAFRLGEKNLARAKASRPGGTWADWHDDLRLACHKKPSGATYGSVYGRLDPAFPSPTMTTQFYNIGTGRFVHPTQDRGLSLREGALLQTFPQTYEFTKPGDEITFTNQGRQIGNAVPPVLGQVIGRAIMAHLGLAELDAPLTSLSATTVEHVQPSAADD; encoded by the coding sequence GTGGTCGCCGTCGATCTGTTCTGCGGTGTCGGTGGCCTCACCTACGGTCTCGGCCACGAAGGCGTCCGTGTGGTCGCCGGGTACGATCTCGAGAAGGACTGCAGCTACGCTTTCGAGAAGAACAACCCGGGAGCAGCGTTCCATACGAAGGACGTCACCGAACTCACGGCCCGGGAGTTGGAGGCACACTACCCTCCGGACAGCATCAGGGTGCTGGTCGGCTGCGCACCGTGTCAGCCGTACTCTACAGCTGCCGCGAAGACGAAGATCGGCAAGGAGCAGGCCGAGTTGGAGCAGGAATGGCAGCCGCTACGCGCGTTCCTGGAACTGATTCTCGAAGTGCAGCCCGACGTGGTGAGCATGGAAAACGTCGTGCGGCTCGCCACGAAAGGAAAGTTTCCTGTCTATGCCGAGTTCAAGGCGCGTCTGGAGCAGGCCGGCTACGAGGTCTGCGAGTACAAGGTCTTCGGCCCCGACTACGGTATCCCACAGGCCCGCCGCCGTCTGGTGCTCTTCGCTTCCAAGAGCGGCCGCGTGGAACTGCCCCGGAAGCTCTTCTCGAAGAAGGAGTACCCCACGGCCGGAGCAGTGCTGGAGGGACTCCCTACCCTCGAAAACGGCCAGACGGACCCGCGCGACCCGCTCCATAAGGCTTTCAGACTGGGCGAGAAGAACCTGGCCCGTGCGAAGGCGTCACGCCCAGGAGGAACTTGGGCGGACTGGCACGATGACCTGCGGCTCGCTTGCCACAAGAAACCGAGCGGGGCGACGTACGGGTCCGTCTATGGGCGACTCGACCCCGCCTTCCCGTCCCCGACGATGACCACCCAGTTCTACAACATAGGGACCGGCCGCTTCGTCCATCCGACACAGGACCGGGGACTGAGCCTGCGTGAAGGGGCCCTCCTCCAGACCTTCCCGCAGACTTACGAATTCACGAAGCCGGGCGATGAAATCACGTTTACCAACCAGGGACGGCAGATAGGGAACGCCGTGCCGCCCGTCCTGGGCCAGGTCATCGGACGGGCGATCATGGCCCATCTCGGGCTGGCGGAACTCGACGCCCCGCTCACGTCCCTCTCTGCAACGACTGTCGAACACGTTCAACCCTCGGCAGCGGACGACTGA
- a CDS encoding very short patch repair endonuclease, translated as MADKLSREQRSALMGRVRQRDTAPELALRSALHRRGLRFRKNVKGLPGSPDIVFTRIKVAVFVDGNFWHGYDFDAWKDRLQPFWRAKIERNIERDRQNGTDLEELGWQVVRIWEKDIKKRLDEVAEEVAAVVELRRGR; from the coding sequence ATGGCCGACAAGCTCTCGCGGGAACAGCGCAGCGCCCTGATGGGCCGTGTCCGCCAGCGCGACACCGCTCCCGAGCTCGCCTTGCGTTCAGCCCTCCACCGGCGTGGACTGAGATTCAGGAAGAACGTCAAAGGCCTGCCCGGCTCGCCGGACATCGTCTTCACGCGGATCAAGGTCGCCGTGTTCGTCGACGGCAACTTTTGGCATGGCTACGATTTCGACGCCTGGAAGGACAGGCTCCAGCCATTTTGGCGGGCCAAGATCGAACGCAACATCGAACGGGACAGGCAAAACGGGACGGATCTCGAAGAGCTGGGTTGGCAGGTCGTCAGGATCTGGGAAAAGGACATCAAGAAGAGGTTGGACGAGGTGGCCGAAGAAGTGGCCGCTGTGGTGGAACTCCGGCGCGGCCGGTAG
- the drmC gene encoding DISARM system phospholipase D-like protein DrmC, translating to MKDLRLWRAVAAVVREMPAGHVERLAGRAEGGAVCATPQGASAAERELYVAWSVSDVSPAELASALRAAAVTAEDLRERESIDLVWTGPVTEEVPIRRTEIVLVQLIDGARATLQIVSFVAYEVQSVAAALRRAVGRGVDVVIVLEAPVALGGSLDSDCVTAMRSAVPGAAVYVWNGAGTSGPRGKIHAKCAVADSRTAFVTSANLTGAAMWRNMELGVLVSGGRQPLRLARHLRALVDRRILSPAP from the coding sequence GTGAAGGACCTGCGCCTCTGGCGGGCCGTAGCCGCCGTCGTCCGGGAAATGCCCGCTGGCCATGTCGAGCGGCTGGCCGGCCGGGCCGAAGGCGGAGCCGTGTGCGCCACCCCACAGGGTGCCTCGGCGGCCGAGCGGGAACTGTACGTCGCCTGGTCCGTCTCGGACGTGTCGCCGGCCGAGCTCGCTTCGGCTCTCCGGGCGGCGGCCGTCACCGCCGAAGACCTGCGGGAGCGTGAGAGTATCGACCTGGTATGGACCGGCCCGGTTACGGAGGAGGTGCCCATCAGGCGAACCGAGATCGTCCTGGTGCAGTTGATCGACGGTGCCCGAGCGACGCTCCAGATCGTCAGCTTCGTCGCCTACGAGGTCCAGTCCGTGGCCGCCGCCCTCCGGAGGGCGGTGGGGCGGGGGGTAGACGTCGTCATCGTCCTGGAGGCGCCGGTCGCCCTGGGAGGCAGTCTCGACAGCGACTGCGTCACGGCGATGCGGAGCGCAGTGCCGGGCGCGGCCGTCTACGTCTGGAACGGTGCGGGAACGAGCGGACCACGGGGAAAAATCCATGCCAAATGCGCCGTCGCCGACAGCCGGACCGCCTTCGTGACCAGCGCGAACCTCACGGGGGCGGCCATGTGGCGCAACATGGAACTGGGCGTCCTCGTCAGCGGAGGACGTCAACCACTCCGTCTGGCCCGACACCTCCGTGCCTTGGTCGACCGGCGGATCCTCTCCCCTGCTCCATAG
- the drmB gene encoding DUF1998 domain-containing protein produces MTAKTDAAVGSVRPSQLLWTYGPGALVDLPNLSVLTMGLGHWEKGLCAEIDEPRLLAAVRQELGAQVGSLRRPPIAGEDVAPLSPEALQGVPVRPFPRWLRCVKCGLLAEYDSGLFKLIPAPYAPERTRFVHPNCEKATGTAKQSDAVPARFLLACTRGHLDDFPWHWFVHGGPTACKGTLRFFESGASLQTENLWVRCDSCETARSLVFAFGEEGKKTLPACRGRHPHLDAFDEEPCGEQARPVILGATNAWFPVTLSALAIPLAETPVAQFVEEAWEEIKDAEDEGELRGILKVLRRQGRFPYIDHLDVGDVWEALVRRTAGPPGPEGHVTEEEMKRPEWEVLTSPTTVPGGWPHFLAERIAPPPRYAAHLASVSLVKRLREVNALLGFTRVDSPEEVFDESGRERVAGLSRRPPEWIPANEVHGEGVFIRFDEEAVRSWTLRAAVEGRDARLFAGHRGWRASRKLDPEAHYPGVRYAMLHTLSHLLIREFALECGYNAASIRERIYASDAPAAPMAGILLYTAAADSDGTLGGLVELGKPENLGRILRQALQRAYVCSSDPLCSEHDPGADRSLHSASCHACGFVAETSCERGNRYLDRALLGPTFECRDAGYFE; encoded by the coding sequence ATGACCGCAAAGACCGATGCCGCCGTAGGATCCGTACGCCCCAGCCAACTCCTCTGGACCTATGGACCGGGAGCGCTCGTCGACCTGCCGAACCTCTCCGTACTCACGATGGGCCTCGGCCACTGGGAAAAAGGGCTCTGTGCGGAGATCGACGAGCCCCGCCTCCTGGCGGCCGTGCGGCAGGAACTCGGAGCACAGGTCGGCAGCCTGCGCCGCCCTCCGATCGCGGGCGAGGACGTCGCCCCCCTGTCTCCCGAAGCCCTGCAGGGCGTGCCCGTCCGCCCCTTCCCCCGCTGGCTGCGCTGCGTGAAATGCGGTCTGCTGGCGGAATACGACTCTGGACTGTTCAAGCTCATCCCGGCTCCTTATGCGCCCGAACGGACGCGCTTCGTGCACCCGAACTGCGAGAAGGCGACCGGCACGGCGAAGCAGTCCGACGCGGTCCCGGCACGGTTCCTGTTGGCCTGCACGAGAGGCCACCTGGACGACTTTCCGTGGCACTGGTTCGTCCACGGCGGCCCGACGGCCTGCAAGGGCACCCTCCGGTTCTTCGAGAGCGGCGCGTCGCTGCAGACCGAAAACCTGTGGGTGCGGTGCGACAGTTGCGAGACGGCACGCTCGTTGGTCTTCGCCTTCGGCGAGGAAGGCAAGAAGACCCTCCCGGCCTGCCGAGGCCGACATCCCCACCTCGACGCCTTCGACGAGGAACCGTGCGGGGAACAGGCCAGGCCGGTGATCCTGGGGGCGACCAACGCCTGGTTCCCCGTCACCCTGTCGGCCCTCGCCATCCCCCTCGCGGAGACGCCGGTGGCACAGTTCGTCGAGGAGGCGTGGGAGGAGATCAAAGACGCCGAGGACGAGGGCGAGCTCCGGGGCATCCTCAAGGTCCTCCGGCGACAGGGCCGCTTTCCGTACATCGACCACCTGGACGTGGGGGACGTGTGGGAAGCGCTCGTCCGCCGCACTGCCGGCCCGCCGGGGCCGGAGGGCCATGTGACCGAGGAGGAGATGAAGCGGCCCGAGTGGGAGGTACTGACGTCGCCGACGACTGTCCCGGGCGGGTGGCCGCACTTCCTCGCCGAGCGGATCGCCCCGCCGCCGCGCTACGCCGCACATCTCGCGTCGGTCTCGCTCGTCAAGCGGCTGCGGGAAGTGAATGCCCTGCTCGGATTCACGCGTGTCGACTCTCCCGAAGAAGTGTTCGACGAGAGCGGCCGAGAGCGGGTCGCGGGCCTGAGCCGCCGGCCTCCGGAGTGGATTCCGGCAAACGAGGTGCACGGCGAAGGCGTGTTCATTCGGTTCGACGAGGAAGCCGTCCGTTCCTGGACGTTACGGGCCGCCGTCGAAGGGCGGGACGCCCGCCTGTTCGCCGGGCACCGGGGGTGGCGGGCCAGCCGGAAGCTCGACCCCGAGGCCCACTATCCCGGCGTCCGTTACGCCATGCTCCACACCCTCTCCCACCTGCTGATCCGGGAATTCGCCCTCGAGTGCGGCTACAACGCCGCCAGCATCCGCGAGCGCATCTACGCCAGCGACGCCCCGGCCGCTCCCATGGCGGGGATCTTGCTCTACACCGCCGCCGCCGATTCCGACGGAACGTTGGGCGGCCTGGTCGAACTGGGCAAACCCGAGAATCTCGGGCGCATCCTGCGCCAGGCCCTCCAGCGCGCCTACGTCTGTTCGTCGGATCCGCTGTGCTCCGAACACGATCCCGGCGCGGACCGGTCCCTGCACTCGGCCAGCTGCCATGCCTGCGGGTTCGTGGCGGAGACCTCCTGCGAACGCGGAAACCGTTACCTGGACCGCGCGCTGCTGGGACCGACCTTCGAGTGTCGCGACGCCGGCTACTTCGAGTGA